The Globicephala melas chromosome X, mGloMel1.2, whole genome shotgun sequence genome window below encodes:
- the LAGE3 gene encoding EKC/KEOPS complex subunit LAGE3, protein MQAAEADAGAGRMAGGAEGLDSQGGSGGRGDRGGPRSGGAAAAANDGALCAAPAQHSPGPGGHPASTARRPGSRPHVFALSVPFPSTLEAEIARGSLAPDAELHHGAVGKELTVSGSVLAVHWRAEDSHLLQISIVNFLDQLSLVIRTMQRFGPPVAR, encoded by the exons ATGCAGGCGGCAGAGGCGGACGCAGGCGCAGGCAGGATGGCGGGCGGCGCTGAAGGCCTGGACAGCCAGGGGGGCAGCGGGGGCAGGGGGGACCGGGGCGGCCCTCGCAGCGGGGGTGCTGCTGCCGCTGCAAACGACGGAGCTCTGTGTGCCGCGCCGGCACAGCACTCTCCGGGGCCGGGCGGACACCCCGCGTCCACAGCCAGAAGGCCGGGAAGCCGGCCACACGTATT CGCCCTAAGTGTGCCTTTCCCGTCCACCTTGGAGGCGGAGATCGCCCGTGGGTCCCTGGCCCCAGATGCCGAACTGCACCATGGGGCTGTTGGGAAGGAGCTCACAGTAAGCGGCAGCGTCCTGGCGGT CCACTGGAGAGCTGAAGATTCCCACCTCCTCCAAATTTCCATCGTCAACTTTCTTGACCAGCTTTCTCTGGTGATACGGACCATGCAGCGCTTTGGGCCCCCTGTTGCACGCTAA
- the FAM3A gene encoding protein FAM3A isoform X5, producing the protein MALVISVGLTWLVASILLGGPGGGFPRIQQLFASPENSVTAEPRARKYKCGLPQPCPEEHLAFRVVSGAANVIGPKICLEDRMLMSSVKDNVGRGLNIALVNGVSGELIEARAFDMWAGDVNDLLKFIRPLHEGTLVFVASYDDPATKMNEETRKLFSDLGSKNVKDLAFRDSWVFVGAKGVQNKSPFEQHVKNSKHTNKYEGWPEALEMEGCIPRRTTAS; encoded by the exons ATGGCCCTGGTCATCTCCGTGGGCCTCACCTGGCTCGTAGCCAGCATCCTCCTCGGTGGGCCTGGCGGCGGCTTTCCTCGCATCCAGCAACTCTTCGCCA GCCCAGAGAACTCAGTGACTGCAG AGCCGAGGGCCAGGAAGTACAAATGCGGCCTGCCTCAGCCGTGTCCCGAGGAGCACCTGGCCTTCCGCGTGGTCAGCGGGGCTGCCAACGTCATTGGACCCAAGATCTGCCTGGAGGACAGGAT GCTCATGAGCAGTGTCAAGGACAACGTGGGCCGGGGACTGAACATCGCCCTGGTGAACG GGGTAAGCGGAGAGCTCATCGAGGCCCGCGCCTTCGACATGTGGGCGGGAG ATGTCAATGATCTACTGAAGTTTATCCGGCCGCTGCATGAAGGCACCCTGGTGTTTGTGGCTTCCTACGATGACCCAGCCACCAA GATGAATGAAGAGACCAGGAAGCTTTTCAGCGATCTGGGCAGCAAGAATGTCAAGGACCTGGCCTTCCGGGACAGCTGGGTGTTTGTAGGGGCCAAGGGTGTGCAGAACAAGAGCCCCTTTGAGCAG CACGTGAAGAACAGTAAGCACACCAATAAGTACGAAGGCTGGCCCGAGGCGCTGGAGATGGAAGGCTGCATCCCCAGGAGGACCACAGCCAGCTAG
- the SLC10A3 gene encoding LOW QUALITY PROTEIN: P3 protein (The sequence of the model RefSeq protein was modified relative to this genomic sequence to represent the inferred CDS: inserted 1 base in 1 codon), whose product MTGVPTRSESPRRRPHKAGTRGSVATRVRTRRRPPATRKADKPARARHHVAPRHATSGRDPPRPPEEELCYQGRQHRARPCPWTLLRTTRRHPQSCSPKPQGARAXHLLGGAMVFRRWLGLGGGSVCTGPRGMLRASLLLLSLLWGARGTASASLSAAVGRTVPLTGRRYLSIGDGSVTEFEFPEESEGIIVVSSQYPGQGNGTGPSPVLRVTSLDTELLTIRNVSAIAWAGGGGFVVSIHSGLPGLAPLHLQLLDPCEAPPTLVEERRDFCIKVSRAEDPAALGTDLAHFSENPVLYLLLPLIFVNKCSFGCKVELEVLKGLLQSPQPMLLGLLGQFLVMPFYAFLMAKVFMLPKALALGLIITCSSPGGGGSYLFSLLLGGDVTLAISMTFISTVAATGFLPLSSAIYSRLLSSHETLHVPISKILGTLLFIAIPIAAGVLIRSKLPRFSQLLLQVIKPFSFVLLLGGLFLACHMGVFILAGVRLPIVLVGLTVPPVGLLVGYCLATCLKLPVAQRRTVSIEVGVQNSLLALAMLQLSLRRLQADYASQAPFLVALSGTSEMLALVTGHFIYSSVCAVP is encoded by the exons ATGACTGGGGTGCCTACGCGGAGCGAGTCGCCCCGGCGGCGACCGCACAAGGCTGGGACCCGCGGCTCGGTGGCCACACGAGTCCGCACCCGGCGCCGACCGCCCGCCACCCGGAAGGCTGACAAGCCGGCGCGCGCGCGCCACCACGTCGCTCCCAGACACGCCACATCCGGTCGGGACCCGCCCCGGCCGCCAGAG GAAGAGCTCTGCTATCAAGGAAGGCAGCACAGGGCCAGGCCTTGCCCATGGACCCTTCTCAGGACAACCCGACGGCACCCGCAGAGCTGCTCTCCTAAGCCGCAGGGGGCCCGGG CCCACCTTTTGGGAGGAGCCATGGTGTTTAGAAGGTGGCTGGGCCTGGGGGGTGGCAGTGTCTGCACGGGCCCCCGAGGCATGCTCAGGGCCAGCCTGCTGCTTCTCAGCCTGCTCTGGGGGGCGCGGGGCACAGCCAGCGCCAGTCTCAGCGCGGCTGTGGGCCGTACCGTGCCCCTGACAGGGCGCCGCTACCTGAGCATTGGGGATGGCTCCGTGACGGAGTTTGAGTTCCCAGAGGAGAGCGAGGGCATCATTGTGGTCTCAAGCCAGTACCCGGGCCAGGGCAACGGGACGGGGCCCAGCCCCGTGCTGAGGGTCACCTCCCTGGACACAGAGCTGCTGACCATCAGGAACGTGAGTGCCATAGCCTGGGCTGGTGGGGGCGGCTTCGTGGTGAGCATCCACTCGGGCCTGCCTGGGCTAGCGCCACTCCACCTCCAGCTCCTGGACCCCTGTGAGGCCCCGCCCACGCTGGTTGAGGAGCGGAGAGATTTCTGCATCAAGGTCTCACGTGCTGAAGACCCTGCCGCCCTTGGCACTGACTTGGCCCACTTCTCAGAGAACCCAGTACTCTACCTGCTCCTGCCTCTTATCTTTGTCAACAAGTGTTCATTTGGGTGCAAAGTAGAGCTCGAAGTTCTGAAGGGGCTCCTGCAGAGCCCCCAGCCCATGCTGCTGGGCCTCCTGGGCCAGTTTCTGGTTATGCCCTTCTATGCCTTTCTGATGGCTAAGGTCTTCATGCTGCCCAAGGCCCTGGCTCTGGGCCTCATCATCACTTGCTCGTCGCCCGGCGGCGGGGGGAGCTACCTCTTCAGCCTCCTCCTTGGGGGGGATGTCACCCTGGCCATCTCCATGACCTTCATCTCAACAGTGGCTGCCACCGGCTTCCTGCCGCTGTCCTCGGCCATCTACAGCCGCCTGCTCAGCAGCCACGAAACACTCCACGTGCCCATTTCCAAGATCCTGGGGACCCTGCTGTTCATCGCCATCCCCATAGCAGCGGGCGTGCTGATCAGGTCGAAGCTCCCCAGGTTCTCGCAGCTGCTGCTGCAGGTCATCAAGCCCTTCAGCTTCGTGCTGCTCCTGGGCGGCCTCTTCCTGGCCTGCCACATGGGGGTCTTCATCCTGGCGGGCGTCAGGCTGCCCATTGTGCTGGTGGGCCTCACAGTGCCCCCGGTCGGCCTCCTGGTGGGTTACTGCCTGGCCACGTGCCTGAAGCTGCCAGTGGCCCAGCGTCGGACTGTCAGCATTGAGGTCGGGGTGCAGAACAGCCTGCTGGCCTTGGCCATGCTGCAGCTGTCCCTCCGCCGCCTTCAGGCTGACTATGCCTCCCAGGCCCCCTTCCTTGTGGCACTGAGTGGCACCTCAGAGATGCTGGCCTTAGTTACTGGCCACTTCATCTATAGCAGTGTGTGTGCAGTTCCCTGA
- the FAM3A gene encoding protein FAM3A isoform X4: MRLAGPLRIMALVISVGLTWLVASILLGGPGGGFPRIQQLFASPENSVTAEPRARKYKCGLPQPCPEEHLAFRVVSGAANVIGPKICLEDRMLMSSVKDNVGRGLNIALVNGVSGELIEARAFDMWAGDVNDLLKFIRPLHEGTLVFVASYDDPATKMNEETRKLFSDLGSKNVKDLAFRDSWVFVGAKGVQNKSPFEQHVKNSKHTNKYEGWPEALEMEGCIPRRTTAS; the protein is encoded by the exons GTCCCCTCCGCATCATGGCCCTGGTCATCTCCGTGGGCCTCACCTGGCTCGTAGCCAGCATCCTCCTCGGTGGGCCTGGCGGCGGCTTTCCTCGCATCCAGCAACTCTTCGCCA GCCCAGAGAACTCAGTGACTGCAG AGCCGAGGGCCAGGAAGTACAAATGCGGCCTGCCTCAGCCGTGTCCCGAGGAGCACCTGGCCTTCCGCGTGGTCAGCGGGGCTGCCAACGTCATTGGACCCAAGATCTGCCTGGAGGACAGGAT GCTCATGAGCAGTGTCAAGGACAACGTGGGCCGGGGACTGAACATCGCCCTGGTGAACG GGGTAAGCGGAGAGCTCATCGAGGCCCGCGCCTTCGACATGTGGGCGGGAG ATGTCAATGATCTACTGAAGTTTATCCGGCCGCTGCATGAAGGCACCCTGGTGTTTGTGGCTTCCTACGATGACCCAGCCACCAA GATGAATGAAGAGACCAGGAAGCTTTTCAGCGATCTGGGCAGCAAGAATGTCAAGGACCTGGCCTTCCGGGACAGCTGGGTGTTTGTAGGGGCCAAGGGTGTGCAGAACAAGAGCCCCTTTGAGCAG CACGTGAAGAACAGTAAGCACACCAATAAGTACGAAGGCTGGCCCGAGGCGCTGGAGATGGAAGGCTGCATCCCCAGGAGGACCACAGCCAGCTAG
- the UBL4A gene encoding ubiquitin-like protein 4A isoform X1 — MHLTVKALQGRECNLQVSEDELVSTLKHLVSERLNVPVRQQRLLFKGKALADGKRLSDYSIGPNSKLNLVVKPLEKVLLEESSARTVAEAPPPPPATWPLISKVLARHFSAADASRVLDQLQRDYERSLSRLTLDDIERLAGRFLHPEVTEAMEKGFSNVCFIPGLCLRIRRWLPAASTKSLDHSQQGAPSRPVA; from the exons ATGCATCTAACAGTGAAGGCGCTCCAGGGCCGCGAGTGCAACCTGCAG GTGTCGGAGGACGAGCTGGTGTCCACGCTGAAACATCTGGTCTCCGAGAGGCTGAACGTCCCCGTCCGCCAGCAGCGGCTGCTGTTCAAGGGCAAGGCCCTGGCAG ATGGGAAAAGACTCTCCGATTACAGCATTGGGCCCAATTCCAAGCTCAACCTAGTGGTCAAACCTCTGGAGAAGGTGTTACTGGAAGAAAGCAGCGCGCGGACAGTGgccgaggccccgcccccacccccggccaccTGGCCTCTAATCTCCAAAGTCCTGGCCCGTCACTTCAGCGCCGCAGATGCCAGCAGAGTCCTGGACCAACTCCAGAGG GATTATGAGAGGTCCCTGAGCCGCCTGACGCTGGATGACATCGAACGCTTGGCTGGCCGCTTCCTGCACCCTGAAGTGACTGAAGCTATGGAGAAGGGGTTCTCCAA CGTCTGCTTCATCCCAGGCCTCTGCCTCAGGATCAGAAGATGGTTGCCTGCAGCTTCCACCAAATCCCTCGATCACAGCCAGCAAGGAGCACCTTCCCGACCTGTAGCGTAG
- the UBL4A gene encoding ubiquitin-like protein 4A isoform X2 has protein sequence MHLTVKALQGRECNLQVSEDELVSTLKHLVSERLNVPVRQQRLLFKGKALADGKRLSDYSIGPNSKLNLVVKPLEKVLLEESSARTVAEAPPPPPATWPLISKVLARHFSAADASRVLDQLQRDYERSLSRLTLDDIERLAGRFLHPEVTEAMEKGFSK, from the exons ATGCATCTAACAGTGAAGGCGCTCCAGGGCCGCGAGTGCAACCTGCAG GTGTCGGAGGACGAGCTGGTGTCCACGCTGAAACATCTGGTCTCCGAGAGGCTGAACGTCCCCGTCCGCCAGCAGCGGCTGCTGTTCAAGGGCAAGGCCCTGGCAG ATGGGAAAAGACTCTCCGATTACAGCATTGGGCCCAATTCCAAGCTCAACCTAGTGGTCAAACCTCTGGAGAAGGTGTTACTGGAAGAAAGCAGCGCGCGGACAGTGgccgaggccccgcccccacccccggccaccTGGCCTCTAATCTCCAAAGTCCTGGCCCGTCACTTCAGCGCCGCAGATGCCAGCAGAGTCCTGGACCAACTCCAGAGG GATTATGAGAGGTCCCTGAGCCGCCTGACGCTGGATGACATCGAACGCTTGGCTGGCCGCTTCCTGCACCCTGAAGTGACTGAAGCTATGGAGAAGGGGTTCTCCAAGTAG